In Gopherus evgoodei ecotype Sinaloan lineage chromosome 10, rGopEvg1_v1.p, whole genome shotgun sequence, a single window of DNA contains:
- the LOC115658766 gene encoding LOW QUALITY PROTEIN: gonadotropin-releasing hormone II receptor-like (The sequence of the model RefSeq protein was modified relative to this genomic sequence to represent the inferred CDS: inserted 1 base in 1 codon; deleted 1 base in 1 codon), which yields MEVAPAGQSLTKIETLRLAIRYISHLSELLGLSKETLAQRREGPRRHCQLCPEGRVAARPRPLASGRISSPVGGVPPSHRVLGVAHPAVLPQGTPPELHRTRILDAGPMLLPTEFADWSVLPEVLPVRQQPLGCSTQRQVPPAPETALVLRQEEAGRAPRAPAMNVSQRAGTVPCSSLPPTEGSCGWGPWPNGTEGALQLPTFSPAAKARVILTFVLLALSAAGNLAVLWAGAGGRRGKLSHVRVLLLHLAAADLLVTFVVMPLDAGWNLTVQWQAGDLACRLLMYLKLLAMYASAFITVVISLDRQAAILRPLAIAHAHRRNRLMLYAAWLLSAGLSLPQLFLFHTVTIRSPQNFTQCTHAGQLSQRWHETAYNMLGFACLFLLPLLIMVCCYARILLEISRRMGTSLFSKEVPLRRSTTKHPAGAAAYAQVSLVIVSSFVVCWTPYYLLGLWYWFCPRAMEETVSPSLAHVLFIFGLLNACLDPLTYGLFTIPXHRGLGPLLPGGHGAGPEPCSPPTGSLRCSAHLLARQAGCPATPVHETPAAQSYLGNGNQQCRQQLPVSRKHGDMDVSVLRLTQNRLLQHIAGRVLGQQEP from the exons ATGGAGG TAGCACCGGCCGGCCAGAGCCTGACCAAGATCGAGACCCTGCGCCTCGCCATCCGCTACATCTCCCACCTGTCGGAGCTGCTGGGGCTCAGCAAGGAGACGCTGGCCCAGAGGAGAGAGGGCCCACGCCGGCACTGCCAGCTGTGCCCCGAGGGGCGGGTTGCTGCCAGGCCACGACCCCTGGCCTCCGGGCGCATCTCCAGCCCCGTGGGAGGGGTCCCCCCCAGCCACAGAGTCCTGGGTGTCGCCCACCCTGCTGTCCTGCCGCAGGGAACCCCCCCTGAGCTGCACAGGACACGAATCCTGGATGCAGGGCCGATGCTGCTGCCAACTGAATTTGCAGACTGGTCTGTCCTCCCAG AGGTCCTGCCAGTTCGccagcagcccctgggctgcTCCACCCAACGCCAGGTTCCACCAGCACCAGAGACAGCCCTGGTGCTGCGA CAGGAGGAAGCCGGCCGGGCCCCACGTGCCCCTGCGATGAACGTCAGCCAGCGAGCGGGCACGGTGCCCTGCAGCAGCCTCCCGCCCACCGAGGGCAGCTGTGGGTGGGGGCCCTGGCCCAACGGGACCGAGggggccctgcagctgcccaCCTTCTCCCCCGCCGCCAAGGCCCGCGTCATCCTCACCTTCGTGCTCCTCGCCCTCTCGGCCGCCGGCAACCTGGCAGTGCTGTGGGCGGGCGCGGGCGGGCGGCGCGGGAAGCTCTCGCACGTCCGCGTGCTCCTGCTGCACCTGGCGGCGGCCGACCTGCTGGTCACCTTCGTGGTGATGCCGCTGGACGCCGGCTGGAACCTCACGGTGCAGTGGCAGGCGGGGGACCTGGCCTGCCGCCTCCTCATGTACCTCAAGCTGCTGGCCATGTACGCCTCGGCCTTCATCACCGTGGTGATCAGCCTGGACCGCCAGGCGGCCATCCTGCGCCCGCTGGCCATCGCCCATGCCCACAGGAGGAACCGCCTCATGCTGTACGCGGCCTGGCTGCTGAGTGCtgggctctccctgccccag CTGTTCCTGTTCCACACAGTCACCATCCGCTCCCCGCAGAACTTCACCCAGTGCACCCACGCAGGGCAGCTTTCCCAGCGCTGGCACGAGACGGCCTACAACATGCTGGGCTTCGCCTGCCTCTTCCTC TTGCCCCTGCTCATCATGGTCTGCTGCTACGCCCGCATCCTGCTGGAGATCTCCCGCCGCATGGGCACCAGCCTCT TCTCCAAGGAGGTGCCCCTGCGCCGCTCCACCACCAAACATCCCGCGGGCGCGGCTGCGTATGCTCAAGTGAGCCTGGTCATCGTCAGCTCCTTCGTCGTGTGCTGGACACCCTACTACCTGCTGGGCCTCTGGTACTGGTTCTGCCCCCGCGCCATGGAGGAGACGGTCTCGCCATCCCTCGCCCACGTCCTCTTCATCTTCGGCCTCCTCAACGCCTGCCTGGACCCCCTCACCTACGGCCTCTTCACCATCC TCCACAGGGGGCTGGGGCCACTGCTGCCGGGGGGGCACGGAGCGGGGCCCGAGCCCTGTTCCCCGCCAACTGGATCCTTGCGCTGCTCCGCCCACCTCCTTGCACGCCAAGCGGGGTGCCCGGCCACCCCGGTGCATGAGACGCCCGCAGCCCAGAGCTACCTGGGCAATGGGAACCAGCAGTGTCGACAGCAGCTACCT GTGTCCAGGAAGCATGGGGACATGGATGTCAGTGTCCTCAGGCTGACTCAGAACAGGCTTCTGCAGCACATCGCTGGTCGGGTGCTGGGCCAGCAGGAGCCATGA
- the MESP2 gene encoding mesoderm posterior protein 2 — protein sequence MASCPARLLAQDLQLLPSQALLQEWGWAHSDSTSPTSSSDSYSLSPSSALLASQEPLHGCLLGRAPALPPKLQADPCRRSQRAQGRAGGGQRQSASEREKLRMRNLSKALHTLRRYLPPSVAPAGQSLTKIETLRLAIRYISHLSELLGLSEETLAQRREGPRRHCQLCPEGLGCCQATTPGLRAASPAPWEGSPLATESWVSPTCCPAAGTPPELVWTQSTGAASWVSPTSCSETGTPPELHGAHISDIMAWGSPTSRPKAGSPPEPYGTASWGSCTDPAAPLEPNGIRATDTRHWTSPTHCPLLAAFYQAGPTSPGLEWSIDPSPQPACSHHRAIPAEPAQQQEWGAAGTEEMTRRRTSAAFGCGATGLLTD from the exons ATGGCCAGCTGTCCTGCCCGGCTCCTAGCCCAGGATCTCCAGCTGCTCCCgagccaggccctgctgcaaGAGTGGGGCTGGGCCCACTCAGACTCCAcctctcccacctcctcctcAGACTCCTATAGCCTGTCCCCTTCTTCTGCACTCCTGGCTTCCCAGGAGCCCCTCCACGGCTGCCTCCTGGGGCGAGCACCCGCTCTGCCCCCCAAGCTCCAGGCAGATCCCTGCCGCCGCAGCCAGagggcacagggcagggcaggcggcGGGCAGAGGCAGAGCGCCAGCGAGCGGGAGAAGCTGCGCATGAGGAATCTGTCCAAGGCTCTCCACACCCTGCGACGCTACCTGCCCCCCTCAGTAGCACCGGCCGGCCAGAGCCTGACCAAGATCGAGACCCTGCGCCTCGCCATCCGCTACATCTCCCACCTGTCGGAGCTGCTGGGGCTCAGCGAGGAGACGCTGGCCCAGAGGAGAGAGGGCCCACGCCGGCACTGCCAGCTGTGCCCCGAGGGGCTGGGTTGCTGCCAGGCCACGACCCCTGGCCTCCGGGCAGCATCTCCAGCCCCGTGGGAGGGGTCCCCCCTAGCCACAGAGTCCTGGGTGTCGCCCACCTGCTGCCCTGCCGCAGGGACACCCCCTGAGCTGGTTTGGACTCAAAGTACTGGAGCAGCATCCTGGGTGTCACCCACCTCCTGCTCTGAAACAGGGACTCCCCCGGAGCTTCATGGGGCCCACATCTCAGACATAATGGCCTGGGGCTCGCCCACCTCCCGCCCCAAGGCAGGGAGCCCTCCAGAGCCCTATGGCACAGCATCCTGGGGATCCTGCACTGATCCGGCAGCCCCCCTGGAGCCCAATGGGATCAGAGCCACCGACACAAGGCACTGGACATCGCCCacgcactgccccctgctggctgctttctACCAG gcagggcCCACGTCGCCAGGCCTGGAGTGGTCCATtgaccccagcccccagccagcctgcagCCACCACAGGGCCATCCCGGCAGAGCCGGCCCAGCAGCAGGAATGGGGGGCAGCTGGCACTGAAGAGATGACGAGACGCAGGACATCGGCCGCGTTTGGGTGCGGAGCTACGGGCCTCCTCACGGACTAG